The Vitis vinifera cultivar Pinot Noir 40024 chromosome 8, ASM3070453v1 genome segment GATGTTCCCAATAGTTGCAGGGATTTGGCCTTCGAATTGATTATTCTTCAGGTTGAATACCGACAGATTTTGCAACCTGTCCATGGCTTCTGGGATATTGCCATTGAGGCGATTGCCCTCAAGATTCAACAAAGCTAGAGAGGAGAGGTTGGAAAGGCTAGCAGGCAAGCTTCCATGAATGGAATTGTTGGACAAATCTAGCACTTGGAGCCTAGAGAGACTTCCTAATTCATCAGGTATGATCCCATCAATCTGGTTATGACTCAGAGAAATCCCTTCAAGCTTTCCCAATTTACTCAGAGAAATAGGAATATCTCCCGAGATACGATTTTGATCAAGAGTCAAGGTCTGAAGTTGATAAACATTCTTCCCTGTTCCACCCCAAGTATTTGGAATGGAACCAGAGAGGTTGTTATGTTGAAGGGCAAGGAAAATAAGAGAGTGGGATTGAGTGAGACTAACCGGGATTGACCCAAAGAATGAGTTGAAGCTCAGATTGAGTCTGTATAATTTGGTGGAGTTCGCCAGACTAGGCGGAATAGTCCCAGTGAGCAGATTGTTACTGACATCAAGGGTCTGAAGAAGAAGGCAGTAGCCAATAGAAGGCGGGACTGAACCTGAAAGCCTGTTATTGAAGAGATAAACACCTCTAAGGTTGGGAAGGAACCCGAGCGACGTAGGGACAGGGCCAACAAGAAGATTGTCATGGAGACTAATCCTCCGGAGTGCTTGCAGCTGACCTATCTTCTCAGAGATTCGGCCCCCCAATCCCTTCCATGGAAGTTGAATGGCAATAACCTGTCCCCGAGCACACTTGATTCCTATCCACCCACCAGAACAAGCTTCCAAACCGCTGTCATTCCAGGTACTCAAAACGCCTTTCAAATCAACGAATTCATGTTTTAAGGCTTTGAGTGCCTGATAATCTGCTTGAGTCACCACCACCCCATCCCATGGATGGCCCGAAACAAGTGGAAAGGTGAGAAGCAGCACCTGAACCAACAAGAACAGGTGGTTGAAGAGGAAGGACTTGAATTTGTCACGCGGATGgctcttccatttctttttcttattatcgGAAATCAGGCACAAATCACCCATCTCTTCCACCATAAACTGAAAGGGATCTCCCATTAACCCCAAAACAAGTATAGAAATAGAATTAGGGAAGAGCAGAGTTGGAAGTCTCTCTTCTCCCCCTTTCCTTAAAGTGGTGTGTGTGATGCTATCTCCAGATTTGGGAAAGAGAGTTtattgaagaagaaagaagaactAAACGGTAAATAAGGAGGAGAGAAAGGGATGGGTGGGAGCTCTGATACAGCATGTGAGGGAAGTGAGTGAGTGAGCAGAGGGAATCTTGTTAAGGCAGGAGGATGGATGGGGAAACTTCATTTTAGTTGATCCTAACGGCTAGTTTTATGTAGGGTTGGTTGTAACTAAGGTCTTTCTGTTCGTTGGAGACTTAATGCAACGGCTATATTTCGTGGGGCACCCACATGCCCTAAATTACAAAATTGACTAAAAGTCTCTGGTTGCCGTTGGAAAGTTGACCAGGACACTAACGGCCTCCGCCCCATCAAATCAATTTACTACCACAGCTAGAGATTTACCTCGTATCCAGAGTGGATAATTACCGCAGGCAAGTTGCTTGTCCCCGCTTTAGAGACCTTGAACTGTATTTACTCAAAATATTGTGATCAACCGTTGCTTACGTACGGCCATTAATCAGAAGAGGGATGGGATGGAGgaagttattttttatgtgtCCTTGCCTCAGTTATTTTTAATggtataaaaaaagttattttttggcATTATATTAAGAAGCGTTAATGAATCAAATATGGTACAAGGAGTTACCCAtaacattttcataattttcagcATATGAATTGTCATCTTAGGAAGTTACATATGAAGACAGCGTTTGATGAACTTTTTTAATATCGTCAGTCAAAATGATATGGGCAGTGGCATGAGCGTACGGTATGAGAGACCATGATGAATGCGTGTAAACATATGTTACTAAAATAAACAtccttaattattattaattttggtCAAGCGTGCCGTGAGAGCTGGAATTTCTCAAAACATCATCATTTTAAACTCTTCAAGTAAAAATCAATTTGCATTTACTTTCACTTTTTCTTGTACAGTTTTAtcagttttaacttttaagtcaTTAAGAACCATGTTACACTCAACCCAAGTTCACTCTTCTTTTGATTGCACCTAACGACGGTTTAATTCGGGTCCTTGGACCCAGGTCTGCCCTGGGCCTGACCCAAACCCACCTCAATATGTTATTAAGTGATGGTATATCTGTGCTTCTAAATCAGACGTTGCATTTGTTTTatacacaaaaaataattttttttttttttcaaaattgaagttGAATTGAAGCCTCAGTTGTCAACggaggtttcattttttaattgaagtctCAGTTGTTAATtgaggcttcattttttaactaaaaccttAATTGACAATTGAGGTttgagttgattttttttattttaaaatttaattaaaaatattaaattataaattattattaaaattaaaaatatattttaataattaaaatttatatatttaaacttaaatatataatattacttcaataaagataaattgatatatataataataaataaatattttatttatcaataaattaataatcttaaaataataaaattatatgaactctaaaatataaaattatataatttattaatttaagatatttaatttattttatttttaagatattaattaatttatattttcacatatttatctttattaaaataataatatattcttaagcttagattttttattattattttaaagcatACATTTATAGTTGAAATTGACTCATGTTGGACTCGCCTACAAGAAGAGAGCCTAGTAACAACCAATTCTGACATCTCTGGTGAGGTCTTGTCTTGATCATAACAATCTCGAGTCTACTCACAATTGAGAATATCCCTTGACAATGGGATAGGTCAACGTATGATGTTCTACCGTTTTAGTTTTGAGGCGGTGGATCCTATTGAATCAATTACAACGAGAAAAACTATGGTGGTCCTTGACTATCCATTGTGCTTCGCAGGTCTCAAAGTGTACAAAACAAATAGGACAAGGATTACAATTGGTTTTGAGCCAACTGTAGCCAAATTCATCCGATTTAATGGAAGTTATACaacttttctcttttctttgtgCTTATCAGAGAATTCACCCAACAGTAATGGTCTGGATGAACTCATTTCCTACACAAAAGGATGTTCAAACGGGTGATTTGGGTACACATCTTCAAAGCCTAAGTCAAACAAGGATAGATCAAGTTGCTTTGTGAGAGAGAATAGATAGGCATATGTGTGTACACGTACCTCATGTGTGCTTCGTTAGACGGTTTTTATAATGCTAAAGAGAGTGTCATTGTAGTGCTGACTAGACACTTTGACTCTTATTGTAATGATGATTGTCTTACAGGCGGTTGGGTAATCATCACAGTTTTGGGTGTCTGGCAAGTGTCATCAGCTGACGTGTCAtgacttaaaacttaaaactatGCTACCGCTTATCCCTTCAGTCTGTTGATAGTCTAGGGTTATATACAAGAATTAATTGACATGGATTTGAGGGCTAGAAGAAGTCCCATCAAGCGTTCATATGTCAAGTGTAAATGACCACACAAGTCAATGGGTCTTGAAGGCTTGATTGGACGATCCTATCTATTTGGGGAGTCCGATTTCTCCTTATCGTCTGGTCCTGTAGGGGAAAAGGGCCTCATTTTGCCTGGTGTTAGATAGAACTAGTAGTGATCCAAACAGAATGATCCAGATGGGTTGCATGCACGTGCTAGATGGTCAAGGTGTCCGGGTTGGAAAAAGGACACGTGGAAGAGAGTCCCCCACAATCACCACTTGGATATGTTGATCAAGTTATTGACTAACCCAAGCATAAtccaaattaagaaacaatcaactcaagttcaatcccatttcattttttttaaactcaaattGATCAAATTCATATTAAACTTGGTTTGGTTGGATTgcaggattcaaaattaatatccaatgcttataaaaatatttttctatataaatatatcaaaattcaaataataataagacaAAGTTTTAAGAtagtaacaaaataaataaataattcatattattgtatataaaatattataaatattataaaaacgtTAATTTAAGGTTGGGTTAgtcttgaattgtttttatgtgaaaaaatcTAACCTAAcctcaatataaatattaaaaatgattgttaaaATTCACTTAAACATATGATTGAATTAGGTCAACTCACCCAAATTGCACTCCTAGAAGACCCTTTGGTTGGACAATTCCTTATACTTTCATAATAGAGAGGTGGGAGGTGGGAAGTGTTTTCGGTAACTTCATAGGAGCTTTGATCAAAAGTGCCTGCCCAGATTCGGATCCACCTGGGTGGCCCTGGTGACCGGCTCCTCAATTCTTGCTTCTCCCTTGCACCCCATTCCGGTCCTCATCCCCATGAAACAGgacttgaaaattttggaaattggataTGAATAATGGaatcatattttcaaacatattacATCCCAAAAATAGAGATATGATTATCCCCTACTACACCGTGGGATAAAACTTTTCCAAAAAGGTTTGCTAGCaagtaaaaaatatgatttacgGATCCATTGGGCTCAATGCCGGCTCCAAAATTGCTCCGAGTGCTTCCCCATTTAAAGCTTGGGTAACACATTCAAACACTTTACTGCTGAACCGGCCCGCCCagaaagaaaaacctcataacaAATCCAAGAAACACTTCTTGAATGGTGATGGAGAAAAGCACATTCCATATTACAGTTTTAAACCTCCCTCCCACCAACATTAAGGAATCGAGAGGCTCAATTATTCGACAGTGCATACAAATCTTATACCTACAAATACCTCAATCATATACCTACAAATCCCTTCCACTCTCTATGGGAATCCAAACCCTTGGGGTACTGTTTGTGGCCACCACAATCAACACCTTGTAATCCAAGCCATGCAGCCAGCAACATGAATCAAACCCAAGAGCTTGTGCGTCTACCACACATCGAGGCATTCACCCAAACCAACTGGACACCCATACTTTGCCTTATTCCATTACATCTATCATTGATTGCTAACAAACAGATCAAAACAAAATGCTTAACCCAAGGGCAATGGAAACGCGCATTTTATAACTCCTATAGACTTTGCAGCAATCACCCTAACTACATGCCAATATTTTTCTCCTCAATTAAAAACACCATCATTTAGCAacacttaaatttaattcatcaaCTAATCTTACTGTCTGTTCATATATAATTCTCGCTTTTCCTTGACTGGTATGTCTTTCTTATACAAATTACATTCAATGAGCAAATCTCCTCGTCAGTCATCTGATTCTAATCCTATGAACAGCTTGCTCTTCAACGTATCTGTCAAGAGAGCAAAAATGATCACTATAACAATCGACATGAGTATCCTGAAAGATCCCTTAACAGCACATGACCCTGGATGATATTGCAAATTACTTGCAACCAGCAGAAAAGGAAGCCAATTTGTTGtgtcatcaaaatcaaaacaggTATATCATTGAAGCAGGCGCATCAATAAATTGGGcatatgtaaaagaaaataaatgataaattaggCCATTTTCATTTTGTAGCCTCAATGGAAACGATAGGACTTTTGTGTTGAATGCAGATCTGAGATAAAACCCTAGCAAAACCATTCTACGGAATACAAATCTCTAAAAGATAGAAGAAAATATGCATTCCCCAGAGAATCGAAGTAAAATTAGATCTCCACAAATGAATGGAAgaacaaattaacaaatataatcaatcataaagaaaattacaggGTAAGTACGATGGGCCTGAAAGATCCATCACCAGATGTTCAAAAGGAGAATATATCCGTACATTTTCGCATCAAGATCCAacctatatatatttttatgacgAAAATTTcgattattcaatttttttttctaccgaACAATAAAATTTGATCGAAAGTTAAACAAGCAATCACAAAATTACCCCTAACAATCGCCGTCGGGATGGATGGTTGTAACCCTCAAACGCGTCCGGCGACCACAGGAGCGACATTGGAGGGGGTAGCGCCTAGAAATGACAAGAATCCAGTAGCGGCGGGATCTTGCTCGTCGAGGAAGAGATCGTCGGGAACTCTAAATGCGCCGTGAGCGCAAACGATGGCCGCACCGACCATGAGAGCGGAGATGAGAACGGATCCGACGCTGGTGAGGAAAATGACGACGACGCTGAGGACAACGAGGATGCCAAGGGTCTCGCGGTCGGAGAAAGTGCGGCCGAAGAGGACGAGAGGAGGATCGGAGGGGCGGAAGAGGTAGAGGAAGAGCCAGGCGGCGAGGAGAgaaaggaggaggaggagagagaAAGGGTTGGTGAGGAGAGAGAAGGCAAGGGTAAGGGCGATGAGGGAGAGGTAGTTGACGCGGAAGTAGGTGTAGTTCTTGCGTACGCGAAGGGCGGCCTCGGAGAAGGACTCGGGGCGGGAGAAAGCGTTGCGGTCGACGAGCTCGGACCAGGGGCGGCGCTGAGCGAAGCCGTTGCGGACGGAATCGGTGATGTGGGTGATAAATAAGCGGACAGCGGGTGTGGCGACCGGAGGCTGCGATTGAACGGATGTGGCGGTGGTTTCTGGGTTGGAAATGGGGAGAATTGGAGGAGACGAAGTCGCCATCGATGGGGGTTTTGGAGGTCGACGATTTGTGTTAGGCAAGACTGGATTTGAGGGGGGTGGGTGGCAGATCTTTGGGGATATATCTATAGCGTGGATGTAGGGAGAAAGAACGTATTGCGTTGTTTCCCCACAATTCCACCGACTTTAGGTGAGAGAGGGCAATACACCACGATGGACCAAGGTGGGGCCGGTCCACCCCTGCACCATACTTGATTGTATTTTCCCTTCTGACCAGCCTTCATGCGGCTATTAAAATtaggaatttattttattctatttttaaattcattttcctaAATGGGAAGTCgtcatataactcttcaaaccTCGTTCGTATATCGTATATAAGAAACGCGTTTGGATTATTCGTAGGACTAGGACCGATAAAGGGCACTCAGGTTGCTTAATGAGCAAGCAAGCCAAGCCCGGACCAACTTACCCGCCGTATGATTTGTAAAGTTTACCTTATTTCCCGTCGACAGAAAAATTAACACGCATCGTGTGCGTGCTTACCTCgcaaaagaaacaaagatgGTGTAATATTTGGAGATGCAGAATTCTGAGCTTGAGTCATCCCTTGACAACAAGACAGCCCCAAGTTGTGACCTGTGTCATGGCAACAGCCACGAAAATCAGCCTACAGCATCAGAGGCAGGTCTTTCAAGAGGACGGTAGCTTTAACCACTGAAGTAAAAAcgaaaataattccaaatttatcataatttttgttatttttatcaaataaaaaaagaaaaataaaaatattttattttaaaaaaatcataaggatgattttaatttttttaaaaaaaaaaaaattataggctataatttaaaatgaaataaatcgTATTTTTCAAGGAatgatttttacattttttttttatttgataaaaattatgataaatttgaaattatttttttcattatagtagatttagaattatttttttattatggtagtttagaaattattttttaattccaaaatatCAATAAGCAAAAATTCGATATTTCAATCTCAGGTAttatagaaaacatttttaatatttttaatacttaaaaaaatttattatttaaatattaaaaatatttttttaaatcactttcAAATACCCTCGAAAACTATGGCGAATGAACCTTTATGTTTGGGGCACAAATCCTAGAATTCATCCCTCTAAGCATACAAAGTCTATTGCCTGCCTGCACATGTTCCAGGTGGGAAGAGAAACGAGAACAATAATATAAACTATTTCAGGTGAAGAAATTGAAATTCTAATGCCCTGAGGTTTTGGATGCCACTACAGTTCTAGCTTCATAAGTAACCAGGAATCTCATATGGAAAATCATCCAAAATGAAATATCATTTCAAtgaaaaatacaaggaaaaccaaaatagaaaggaaaaagaaaaaataaataaataataaaaatagatttaaaacaaataaattatttatatatatattaatttaaagtcTTTTGGTTTATTTAACCCTTTcatataagattaaataattttaaaatatacaatttttttctaattttaattatatttgaattttctttaacatcttttataatattaatactaGTATCATTGTAActgtttttcaattttggtaGGATCTTGGGACAAAAGGGTATCATATTTGGGTTatgagaaaatgtgggaaagaaaaattttctatttgtaTGCACACATTTTGTGAAAAATCCTGCAAAATTAGTGAAACAATAAGACAATGCGAACAAAGATTTATTGAAATTGACAAATTATGGGATACAATTTCTAtggtaatattattttacaaaaaaaaatgtccttCTAATTCTTTCGTTTTGACCACAACTCGAATAATAATAACCCTGaggggtagctcagttggtcaggccttgggtttgctccccaatggtcaccagttcgagtcccctcagggccactggaggtttacccggtcgttaacttcaggaccccgtgggattagtcgaggtgcgcgtaagctggcccggacatccacggttataaaaaaaaataaaaaataaaaaaaaaataatggtaaaattgttttcttagaTTTGAAAATCTCAGAGAGGTCTACAGAAAATTCTGGGAAAACGTCAATGGTTGCTGTCTTATTTGGCAAAGAAAAATAGAACACGTTCTAAAGAATTAATTGGTCAGTTGGGTATTCAGGATTCAAAAATTCGTTAATTTCAAGAGTccttttgaattatttgatttaGTAGATCTTGAATTTTGATGAACTTCTTTTCGTTTTCAGCAATTCATGGAAGAATGAATCAGGGCTAAAATGACTTTTCTTCTCAAATGAACTTGTTAAATGACGATAAACATGTGTAACacttctaccatttatcaaaCTTGTAAAGagattttataaagattttttcttttgttctgaAGCctattttcccatacaaagttTTTCTCCTATGATTTTTCTAGTCTCCTCTAGATTTTTCCTTTAGATTTTCTACGATCTAGATTTTCCCCATCTCCAATTTTCTCTCCCTTTTTCGAAAGAAGTCGCCTCTATTTATACGTGAagatagaaaattaaattttgaattcccgaattttaattgtttaatttaaaagatttagttattttagtaatttttctTATTCCGAAGGTTTTAcaaacaagataataataaaaataataatatattttggaGGGGTAGTTGGAAGGCCTATCTAAACTCTatgtagaaaatatattttattaattttattatataaaaccATGTTTGCAATGAAACCTGTCATAAACTTATGGGCATTTGATCTTTAGATATGGACAAGGGAAAGAATGATTACCAAtgtatagagaaaaaaaaattactacctCTTCTCAAAATAACTTACTAATACTAAAACATCTCTATTAACAAGAGTACAAGATGACATCACTTTAAAAACTACAACACCAAAATATTTACTACTCCAATGGGCCAAACCAATTCAACAAACCCTAAACCGAAGGTAATTGCTCATTTTGTCCTCATTCCCTACTAGTGGTGTTTTGATTCTTGATTTTGAACATATCAAAGTTGTAAAATGTTTTATCTTGATAGCATGCTATCTTCATTGAGAACATGGTCCATATGACaaggaggaaccatccaaaatATGAGATAAGGATCAAGATCAACAAAGTTGCAAATACTGTTCCACTCAAGAACCTAACATAACCCAAAATAAGGAGATATCTTCCATCATCTTCAATTTTGACAATTCCATCAGAATTAAAGATCTTATAAACCACAACCACCATGAAATATATAGATGTTGCAAATAAGGAGATTTACATAGCTATATTGTGTTGGACAAACAGAGAAACATTCTCATGTTAGTACTTTACAAGAGTAGCTAAACCCAGAATCACAAGgaaatagatgaaatttgaTAAAGCTTTgttatgaaaacaataaataaacaaaaaggaaattcaattagatttatgaaaataagacaCTAATGGCACTAATTCAAAAAATTAGGTAAATTTGATCAAATCAATCCTTTTCTCTAATTTTAGAGAATACTATATAGTTTCATCtaaaataattacatttttagaatattaaaagtacatgagaaataaattaaagaaatatgagGACTGATTTCCAAATGGATACTagaataattcaattttcttttaagattCCATTTAAAATTATAGCTTGAGAAATTTAGTGTCTATAAGTAAAAGAACATCGAGGGAAAATGGTGAAACGTCAATAATGgtattatttttcttgaaaccATACATGAGAGATAATTTTAATGAGTTAAGGTATACTTTCAAATGAGTAAATACCAAATGAAGATACAAATACAATgctaaatttaattaatgaatGCCAAgtgaaaattaatgaaatataaaagttgaaggaaatgatttaaaaaaagtgTATTGAATTAAACAAACGGTTGAGTAAGttgaaaagaatattaaaaacaaaatggagatgaatggagtaacaaaatggaaaaaaaatgatatgagacAAAAGCTGTTGAGGCTTTTGATGCAAgaaaattgttagaaaaattgaGCTAATTTAACctaaggtaatcaccctaggGGTGAGGTTGGGGGTGGGAGGAGGAGGGAGGGGTGAATAgagtgatgatttttttttttttttttttgtaaatttaaattatgtgaatgcaagagataattatatgcaaatatataataaaacaatataaggacaattgcatataataaaacataaaatttttatagtggttcggcgcaacccggcctacgTCCACTTtcctctaacttcaatcccaagcttgaggttccactaattcaaggcttccaaaccaaactttcaagcaatacaattgaattatggTTTCAATCCACTTTTTTGAACTTTTGGCTCCATACACCATTTATAATCTTCAAGAGATACCTCACTCTTGAatacccctcaagtgataccccacattTAGATtattcctctcaaagatttacaaataaagatAAGAAATAATCTCACAAAATTCTATTACAAAATTTAAGgatcaaatgatacaagaaaactaaaattgaatggtgcactaataatatgcaagttttagaacaatggtttGCTTAAAAACACTCTTCTaatgctcaaatatattcaagaaatgtttaaaaaggttaaactcttgaaacaatgaaaattagagccttttatagaggaaaaatattaaactaatcGTTGGAGGTTCGTCTGGTCGAGCTTTGGTTCTATCAATTCATTaaccgttagcatttaatgcatgacaggtgaCCGTTGGACGTCAACCGCCCCTCAACTAGTTGAGTTTCATCATCGACTAGTTGAAGTTGAACCCCAATTGATTGAACAAGTGTTCTAAAAGAAAGATAATGTTTTGCATCCTTCAACCAATTGAACTAAATAAGTCGATCGATTCCTTATCTGGTTTAATCGATTGAGCCGTTTTTTGCTCaacaaccaaaattttcaacttaaaacattttaaacaagtttggaaaacatttgacataaggttttagttgaaaacataacatcatctaattttaaaagatttaaaacaaaataactcttatatgattttggtgtataagtaaataatgtaatgtatgaaaaacctagtgcaccaacaaccttataaaAAGATCCTATAaaatttaggtcttgaaaaATACTTCTCTTTGacatcttctttttcttatgGATTTCcctttggcttgattttgacTTTGTGATTGTCATTTTAGAAATCTtcttacctaatcacacttgaaatattatcattagttccaaaccttattttgttatcatcaataccaagattaaccaaaccctGGTTTCACAAAAATGATAGGGAGAAAGCACAAACCGTGTGTATGATATGAATGGGCAATCATAAAATAGCAAGTTTGTATATGAGTAAAATGAGGTATACCCTGTTTGTCTTACcatggaaataaaaaggaaaatattttagatgTAGCCTAGCTCTTTGAAGAAATGAGGCTATAAATAGGAGATGAAAGACAGGGGTATTtcgttaaaaaaaattcttaacacATTAATTTTCTATGTAGTCGTGCAACCACATTAGTTATTTGCAACCAAGTATCCTTTTCATACTTAACTTTCTGTATGCTTCCATATCAGCCATCTATCTTTTTCATGCTTAATTTTCTATATGCTACCATGCATTTTTCTATATGATACCATGCTTAAATTTCTGTATGCTATCACCATGCTTTTTTCTGTATGTTACCATGTTGGTGAGGAAAACAACGACAACGCTGAGGATGTCGAGGGTCTCGTGGTCGGAGAAAGTGAATCCGGAGAGAAAGGATCGAAGAGGCAGAGTAGAGGAAGATCCAAGTAGCGAGGAGGGAGATGAAGAGACGAAGTTGCCATTGATGGTGGTTTTCATGGTGGATGGTTTTTGTTAGGCTAATAGATTTGAGGTAGTTAGGTTGTAGACATTGAGGAGATCTATAACATAGATGTTGGGAGAAAATCAAAAAAGGGATTTCTGATAACTACACTACaatttaaaaaactaatttgtgaaagaattaattgataaaaatgataaaatctcatatttataattctaaccttctcattttttttgtcttgaaaaataatttgtttttcacCTAAATACTTGTGGACCCGCAATTTTCACGTGTGTTCCCACTCAAAATGGTGAGACTTACTTTTTAttgtgaaattttgatttttttttttaaaaaaaaagagttagagtcatcacttattttagtttatttttaaaagggaaaataaaataagaaagaaaatcctatgtgactctttatttggaaaaaatgagTTTGCAAAAACTGAATCTAGATTCGGAGGTCGGGTTACGATGAAAagccatagcacccctctagccCGTATACCTACGATCTCTATTAAATGAATTGAGGGAATAATAGTGATGGATACCGTACGAATGGTGGTGATGTTCTTGTGAGAATCGAACCAAGTGTCAATGGGAAGCCTTATCCTACTTGGAGGATGATACTCTAATTCTCCAATTCATTGCCGAAGCATACGAAGGGATCATGAAGAAGGACTTAGAGAAAGAAAGTAAGGAGATTAGGGTTAGAGATAAAGATAGGTGAGTCAAGTGAGGGTGGGTTtaaagagaaagagaatgagagaaatagACAAGGGCTAGGGTGACATGTGGTCAGATTAGTGACCGACGGTGAGGGAAGTGATGACAATGAGGATGGGAGTCATGGGTATGGTGTTGGTGAGGGAAAAGAGGAGAGGAAGTAAtaaggagaaaatgaaaaatgaagaggaaagaaaaagaggaaatgGGATGTGGGAGtgaatgagagaaagaaaatgaatgggggattagaaaggaaaaataaaaataaaaataataacaataataaaaatga includes the following:
- the LOC100244851 gene encoding PRA1 family protein B4: MATSSPPILPISNPETTATSVQSQPPVATPAVRLFITHITDSVRNGFAQRRPWSELVDRNAFSRPESFSEAALRVRKNYTYFRVNYLSLIALTLAFSLLTNPFSLLLLLSLLAAWLFLYLFRPSDPPLVLFGRTFSDRETLGILVVLSVVVIFLTSVGSVLISALMVGAAIVCAHGAFRVPDDLFLDEQDPAATGFLSFLGATPSNVAPVVAGRV